The following proteins are co-located in the Trichormus variabilis 0441 genome:
- a CDS encoding diflavin flavoprotein, which translates to MVSMSTTGNAHTENVQHRLTVETVEIAPNTTAIRCLDWDRDRFDIEFGLQNGTTYNSYLIRGEQTVLVDTSHQKFRQLYLETLKGLINPKAIDYIIVSHTEPDHSGLVEDVLQLAPRATVLASKIALQFLEGLVHDPFSKRIVKSGDRIDIGKGHEIEFVSAPNLHWPDTIFSYDRKTEVIYTCDAFGMHFCDNRTFDEDLEAIEADFRFYYDCLMGPNARSLLNAMKRMGELGKIKIIANGHGPLLYHHLDVLTECYQSWSQRQAKAETTVGLFYVADYGYSNLLVQAIGEGIQKTGVAVEMIDLSTAEIQEIQELAGRAAGLIIGMPPTTSVAAQAGISSLLSVVKDKQAVGLFECFGGDDEPVDTIRRKFIDLGVKEAFPAIRIKDVPGASAYQLCTEAGTDLGQLLTRERNIKQIKSLDVNMEKALGRISNGLYIVTTKKGDVSSAMLASWVSQASLQPLGFTIAVAKDRAIDTLMQVGDRFVLNVLEEGNYQELKKQFLKRLHPGADRFAGVRTQIAKNGSPILTDALAYMECEVQSSLECSDHYILYCTVEDGRVSKPDGLTAVRHRKVGNYY; encoded by the coding sequence ATGGTATCGATGTCTACGACCGGCAACGCCCACACAGAAAATGTTCAGCATCGTCTGACTGTAGAAACTGTAGAAATTGCCCCTAACACTACGGCGATTCGCTGTCTAGACTGGGATCGCGATCGCTTCGATATCGAATTCGGACTACAAAACGGTACGACTTATAATTCATATCTAATTAGAGGCGAACAGACAGTTTTAGTTGATACTTCTCACCAGAAGTTCCGCCAGCTGTATTTAGAAACACTAAAAGGTCTAATTAACCCCAAGGCTATTGATTACATTATTGTCAGTCATACAGAACCAGACCACAGCGGTTTGGTGGAAGATGTGCTGCAATTAGCACCAAGAGCAACTGTCTTGGCTTCTAAGATTGCTTTGCAATTTTTGGAAGGTTTAGTACACGATCCTTTTTCTAAGCGGATTGTCAAAAGTGGCGATCGCATCGATATTGGTAAAGGTCACGAAATTGAGTTTGTTAGTGCGCCTAATCTGCACTGGCCTGATACCATTTTTAGCTATGATCGCAAAACCGAAGTTATCTATACTTGTGATGCTTTTGGGATGCACTTTTGCGACAACCGCACTTTTGATGAAGACTTAGAAGCGATTGAAGCTGATTTCAGATTTTACTACGACTGTCTCATGGGGCCAAATGCGCGATCGCTATTGAACGCGATGAAGCGCATGGGTGAACTGGGCAAAATTAAGATAATCGCTAACGGTCACGGGCCTCTGTTGTACCATCATTTAGATGTGTTGACTGAGTGTTACCAAAGCTGGAGCCAAAGACAAGCCAAAGCGGAAACCACCGTTGGTTTATTCTATGTCGCCGACTATGGCTATAGCAACTTACTAGTTCAAGCCATCGGCGAGGGTATTCAAAAAACTGGTGTTGCTGTAGAAATGATCGACCTCAGCACAGCAGAAATTCAAGAAATTCAAGAATTGGCAGGTAGGGCAGCTGGTTTAATTATTGGTATGCCTCCCACAACATCGGTAGCAGCTCAAGCTGGTATTAGTTCCCTGCTATCTGTAGTTAAAGATAAGCAAGCAGTCGGCTTGTTTGAATGCTTCGGTGGCGATGACGAACCCGTTGATACCATCCGCCGCAAATTTATTGATTTGGGTGTGAAAGAAGCCTTCCCGGCGATTCGGATTAAAGATGTTCCTGGCGCATCCGCATACCAATTATGTACAGAAGCGGGTACAGACTTGGGACAACTGCTGACACGGGAACGTAACATCAAGCAAATCAAGTCCCTCGATGTCAACATGGAAAAGGCATTGGGACGGATTAGCAACGGTCTGTATATCGTCACAACCAAAAAAGGTGATGTTAGCAGCGCCATGTTAGCTTCCTGGGTATCCCAAGCCAGCTTGCAACCATTGGGCTTTACGATTGCCGTAGCTAAAGATAGAGCTATTGATACCTTAATGCAAGTAGGCGATCGCTTCGTTCTCAATGTCTTAGAAGAAGGCAATTACCAAGAACTGAAAAAACAATTCCTCAAGCGCCTCCATCCCGGTGCAGACCGCTTTGCCGGAGTAAGAACCCAAATTGCCAAAAACGGCTCCCCCATCCTCACAGACGCTCTAGCATACATGGAATGCGAAGTCCAAAGCAGCCTAGAATGCAGCGATCACTACATTTTATACTGCACCGTGGAAGATGGTCGCGTTTCCAAGCCCGATGGACTAACAGCAGTTCGTCACCGCAAAGTAGGCAACTATTACTAA
- a CDS encoding Uma2 family endonuclease, translating to MQTATQKRYYTPEEYLELEEKAEFRSEYRNGEIIPMTGGTTNHNKIALNTAFALKSALRAQDYEIYMADVRLWLPRYQQYTYPDVMVIQGEPVYAGTNTTTVTNPSLIVEVLSKSTKNYDQGDKFHYYRPIPEFQEYILIDQYQHHVMKYVKTAADQWLFTELESDSATLSLSTVDLQISIPEIYEKVSFSDSNDEE from the coding sequence ATGCAAACCGCAACCCAAAAACGTTATTACACCCCCGAAGAATATCTAGAACTGGAAGAAAAAGCCGAATTTAGAAGCGAATACCGCAATGGAGAAATCATTCCGATGACAGGCGGCACTACTAATCATAATAAAATAGCCCTTAATACAGCATTTGCTTTAAAATCTGCTTTGCGCGCTCAAGATTACGAGATTTACATGGCTGATGTGCGTTTATGGCTACCCCGTTATCAGCAATATACCTATCCTGATGTCATGGTAATTCAAGGTGAGCCGGTTTATGCCGGAACTAATACCACCACTGTCACCAATCCATCATTAATAGTAGAAGTTTTATCTAAGTCCACAAAAAATTATGACCAAGGCGATAAGTTTCATTATTATCGCCCTATTCCAGAATTTCAAGAATATATTTTAATCGACCAGTATCAACATCATGTGATGAAATATGTAAAAACTGCGGCTGATCAATGGTTGTTTACTGAATTAGAAAGTGACTCTGCAACTTTATCACTCAGCACTGTTGATTTACAAATTTCTATACCTGAAATTTATGAAAAGGTGAGTTTTAGTGACAGCAATGATGAAGAGTAA
- a CDS encoding Uma2 family endonuclease, which produces MLNYNPLACLPSSEELPDSDDTPVDNELQDLIPGLLKALLAMAWPERMDWFFGVDMGIYYDPDSPAIVPDGFLSLGVERFYDANLRPSYVLWEEKKLPVLVLEVVSQTYRGEYSTKKAEYAKLGILYYVVYNPLRRRKPRLEVYKLVNNVYELYDGNPVWLPEIGLGIGIEQGTYLGIPREWVYWYNQEGQRLLTPEEQAQQAQQRAELLAERLRSLGVDPDLI; this is translated from the coding sequence ATGCTAAATTACAATCCATTAGCTTGCTTACCATCATCAGAGGAACTACCAGACTCGGACGATACCCCCGTGGATAATGAATTACAAGATTTGATTCCCGGTTTACTCAAAGCCCTTTTGGCGATGGCTTGGCCAGAACGCATGGATTGGTTTTTTGGCGTAGATATGGGTATTTATTATGACCCTGACTCACCAGCAATAGTACCGGATGGGTTTTTGAGTTTGGGTGTAGAACGATTTTATGATGCAAATCTTCGTCCCAGTTATGTGCTTTGGGAAGAAAAGAAACTACCAGTATTAGTGCTGGAGGTAGTATCCCAAACATATCGCGGTGAATACTCAACTAAGAAAGCGGAGTATGCAAAACTAGGGATTTTGTATTATGTGGTTTACAATCCATTGCGTCGCCGCAAGCCACGATTGGAAGTATACAAATTAGTTAACAATGTTTATGAGTTATATGATGGCAATCCTGTGTGGCTACCAGAAATAGGTTTAGGAATTGGTATAGAACAGGGAACTTATCTCGGTATTCCCCGCGAGTGGGTGTATTGGTATAACCAAGAAGGGCAAAGGCTTTTAACTCCGGAAGAACAAGCACAGCAAGCACAGCAACGCGCCGAATTATTAGCAGAAAGATTGCGATCGCTTGGCGTAGATCCTGATTTAATCTAA
- a CDS encoding tetratricopeptide repeat protein — MALTHPTKMSTVLREIAYCEHQIGEVDRASNYYEQALNLCPAEDERELGAIYDYLGMLKDDKGEVDQAIALYNQSLEIKERIGNVQGKAATLHQLGILHADKGEVAQAIALYHQSLEITEHIGNVQGKAITLWCLGHLAEQQGEYAKAISYLQPALEILQRLQSPHAEDVRVSLERVMGNS; from the coding sequence ATGGCACTGACGCACCCTACCAAAATGTCAACGGTTCTCAGAGAAATTGCTTATTGTGAACACCAAATAGGTGAGGTTGATCGAGCATCAAACTATTACGAACAAGCTTTAAATCTTTGTCCCGCAGAAGACGAACGAGAATTAGGAGCAATCTATGATTATTTAGGGATGCTGAAAGACGACAAAGGGGAAGTGGATCAAGCAATAGCACTCTACAATCAGTCTTTAGAAATAAAAGAACGCATTGGAAATGTCCAAGGCAAAGCGGCGACTTTGCACCAACTGGGAATTCTCCATGCCGATAAAGGGGAAGTCGCTCAAGCGATCGCACTCTACCACCAGTCTTTGGAAATAACTGAACACATTGGTAATGTCCAAGGCAAAGCAATAACTCTGTGGTGTTTGGGGCATTTGGCGGAACAGCAGGGTGAATACGCTAAGGCGATATCTTATTTGCAACCAGCTTTAGAGATTTTGCAGCGATTACAGTCACCACACGCTGAAGATGTGAGGGTGAGTCTTGAGAGGGTGATGGGGAATTCTTGA
- a CDS encoding superoxide dismutase has protein sequence MKSSLWQRFIGFFMVILVTSMLYACQPQEAANSLPTNVASPVQTTATATDKRSIGFLDRPLGTNPAELPPLPYGYDALEKAIDAETMKLHHDKHHAAYVNNLNNALKKHPELQNSSVEALLRDLNSVPEDIRNTVRNNGGGHLNHTIFWQIMSPNGGGQPTGDIAQEINQTFGNFEEFKKQFNKAGGDRFGSGWVWLVRNPQGQLQIVSTPNQDSPIAEGSYPIMGNDVWEHAYYLRYQNRRPEYLNNWWNVVNWSEINKRAQASRQSNS, from the coding sequence ATGAAATCATCTCTGTGGCAACGGTTTATTGGCTTTTTCATGGTAATTCTAGTGACATCTATGCTTTATGCTTGCCAACCTCAAGAGGCAGCAAATTCCCTCCCAACTAATGTAGCAAGTCCTGTGCAAACCACTGCGACCGCAACAGATAAACGTTCCATAGGTTTTCTAGACCGCCCACTGGGGACAAATCCAGCCGAGTTACCGCCATTACCTTATGGTTATGATGCACTAGAGAAAGCGATCGATGCAGAAACTATGAAACTGCATCACGATAAACATCATGCCGCTTACGTTAATAACCTTAATAATGCGTTGAAAAAGCATCCAGAACTGCAAAATAGTAGTGTAGAAGCTTTACTGCGGGATTTGAATAGTGTGCCTGAAGATATTCGCAACACAGTACGTAATAATGGTGGCGGACATCTCAACCATACAATTTTCTGGCAAATTATGAGTCCCAATGGCGGTGGACAACCAACAGGAGACATCGCCCAAGAAATCAACCAAACCTTTGGCAATTTTGAAGAGTTCAAAAAACAGTTTAACAAAGCAGGAGGCGATCGCTTTGGTAGTGGTTGGGTTTGGTTAGTGCGAAATCCCCAAGGACAGTTACAGATTGTCAGCACTCCTAATCAGGATAGCCCTATCGCAGAAGGTTCATACCCAATCATGGGGAATGATGTCTGGGAACACGCCTATTATCTCAGATATCAAAATCGTCGTCCTGAATATTTAAATAACTGGTGGAATGTAGTTAATTGGTCAGAAATTAACAAACGCGCCCAAGCTTCACGGCAAAGTAATTCGTAA
- the rppA gene encoding two-component system response regulator RppA, with translation MRILLVEDDYEQLEPLQGILSEAGYIVDTAEDGEIAEWLISQKDYDLLILDWMLPTISGLSLCRQYRCSGKTAPILMLTARDTTPDKVMGLDAGADDYLVKPADLVELLARVRALARRVPNWQGDSLRVADLQLHLAYLTVEREQLKVELSPREARLLEYLMRHPNQVLTRSQIEEALWEWGMEPESNALTVLVRKLRHRLQQVDAAEWIRTVYGMGYRLNPQY, from the coding sequence ATGCGGATATTACTAGTGGAAGATGATTATGAACAATTAGAGCCATTACAAGGTATCTTATCGGAAGCTGGCTATATTGTAGATACGGCGGAAGACGGAGAAATTGCCGAGTGGTTGATTTCCCAAAAGGATTATGACCTACTGATTTTAGATTGGATGCTACCCACAATAAGCGGGTTAAGTTTGTGCCGCCAGTATCGTTGTTCGGGTAAAACTGCACCTATATTGATGCTAACGGCCAGAGACACCACACCAGACAAAGTGATGGGTTTAGATGCTGGTGCAGATGATTATCTCGTCAAACCCGCAGACTTAGTAGAACTGTTGGCGCGGGTTCGTGCTTTAGCAAGGCGAGTTCCCAATTGGCAAGGAGACAGCTTGCGTGTTGCAGACTTACAATTGCATCTAGCATATTTAACCGTAGAACGAGAGCAACTCAAAGTCGAGCTATCTCCCCGTGAAGCACGATTACTCGAATACCTCATGCGTCACCCCAATCAGGTTTTAACTCGCAGCCAGATAGAAGAAGCACTGTGGGAGTGGGGAATGGAACCAGAAAGCAATGCTTTAACCGTACTGGTACGCAAGCTGCGACACCGTTTGCAGCAAGTAGATGCAGCAGAGTGGATTAGAACGGTTTATGGTATGGGTTATCGCCTAAATCCACAATATTAA
- a CDS encoding TIGR01548 family HAD-type hydrolase, with protein MTTKAIAIFDIDGVIRDVGGSYRRALADTVEYFTNKAYRPTSLEIDELKSEGIWNNDWEASQELISRYFAAQGTRREQLQLDYNNIVAFFQSRYRGPDPDNWTGYICDEPLLLQPSYLEQLTQAGIAWGFFSGATRGSANYVLKQRLGLHSPVLIAMEDAPGKPDPTGLFATISQLEDGLEEKSVILYVGDTVADMYTVSKAREIKPHRTWIGVGILPPHVQETAARREAYAQTLVTAGAAVVLSNVEQLNPAQIQELLQQLS; from the coding sequence ATGACTACAAAAGCGATCGCAATATTTGATATAGATGGAGTTATCCGCGATGTTGGGGGTTCCTATCGTCGAGCCTTAGCAGACACGGTAGAGTACTTTACAAATAAGGCCTATCGTCCCACTTCTTTAGAAATTGATGAACTGAAATCCGAAGGTATTTGGAACAACGATTGGGAAGCGTCTCAAGAATTAATCTCCCGTTACTTTGCAGCTCAAGGAACACGCCGTGAACAATTGCAACTAGACTACAACAATATAGTTGCCTTTTTTCAATCCCGTTACCGTGGCCCAGACCCAGACAATTGGACGGGATATATCTGTGATGAACCGTTATTATTACAACCAAGTTATTTAGAACAACTTACACAAGCGGGTATTGCTTGGGGATTTTTTAGCGGTGCTACTCGTGGTTCTGCTAACTATGTTTTAAAACAACGTTTGGGTTTACACTCTCCCGTACTCATTGCAATGGAAGATGCGCCAGGTAAACCAGACCCCACAGGACTTTTTGCAACTATTAGCCAGTTAGAGGATGGGCTAGAGGAAAAATCAGTAATTCTCTATGTCGGAGACACGGTAGCAGATATGTACACAGTCAGCAAGGCTAGAGAAATCAAACCTCACCGTACTTGGATTGGAGTAGGTATCTTACCGCCTCATGTCCAAGAAACAGCAGCCCGTCGAGAAGCTTATGCACAAACATTAGTAACAGCCGGTGCAGCAGTAGTTTTAAGTAATGTTGAACAGTTAAATCCAGCGCAAATACAAGAGTTATTACAGCAGTTGTCTTAA
- the hpsE gene encoding hormogonium polysaccharide biosynthesis glycosyltransferase HpsE yields the protein MIIKFTVVICTYNGATRLPNVLDKLQNQIGTEAIPWEILVVDNNSTDSTKQVVQQYQNTCFKFGQLRYSFEPEQGLAIARQHAVAAARGELIGFLDDDNVPSPTWVASAYLFAQNHPRAGAYGSRIQGEFEAPPPADFQRIAALLALTERGSNKLLYEPKKKVLPPGAGLVVRKQAWLENVPERCFLQGRVCEPYLPGEDLEALLHIQQAGWDIWYNPEMQITHQIPHWRLKKDYLVDLCRGIGLSRYHTRMLSVKPWQAPVLFWVYIFNDLRKLLLHLCKYRGSVKRDLIAACELELFIGSLLSPPYIWQAYIKKYFHLI from the coding sequence ATGATCATCAAATTCACCGTGGTGATATGCACTTATAACGGTGCAACAAGACTGCCTAATGTACTTGATAAATTGCAAAATCAAATAGGTACAGAAGCGATTCCGTGGGAAATACTTGTAGTTGATAACAACAGTACAGACAGCACCAAACAAGTAGTCCAGCAGTATCAAAATACTTGTTTTAAATTCGGGCAATTGCGATATAGTTTTGAGCCAGAACAAGGATTAGCGATCGCCCGTCAACACGCTGTTGCAGCAGCCAGAGGAGAGCTAATTGGCTTTTTAGATGACGATAATGTTCCCTCTCCCACATGGGTTGCTAGTGCCTATTTATTTGCTCAAAATCATCCTCGTGCAGGTGCTTATGGTAGTCGTATTCAGGGTGAATTTGAAGCTCCTCCTCCAGCTGATTTCCAACGCATAGCAGCACTACTAGCCTTAACAGAGCGAGGCTCGAACAAGCTGCTCTATGAGCCAAAAAAAAAGGTACTGCCCCCTGGAGCCGGGTTAGTGGTGCGAAAACAAGCTTGGTTAGAAAATGTGCCAGAAAGATGTTTTCTCCAAGGTCGAGTTTGCGAACCCTATTTACCAGGGGAAGATTTAGAAGCACTACTACATATTCAACAAGCCGGATGGGATATTTGGTATAACCCAGAAATGCAAATAACTCACCAAATCCCTCATTGGCGGTTAAAGAAAGATTATCTTGTTGATTTATGCCGTGGTATTGGGTTGAGCCGTTATCACACGCGGATGTTGAGTGTTAAACCTTGGCAAGCTCCTGTTTTATTTTGGGTATATATTTTTAATGATCTACGTAAACTTCTTCTGCACTTATGCAAATATCGCGGTAGCGTCAAGAGGGATTTGATTGCAGCTTGTGAACTGGAACTATTTATTGGTAGCTTGCTAAGTCCTCCCTATATTTGGCAAGCATACATCAAAAAATATTTTCATTTAATTTGA
- a CDS encoding BamA/TamA family outer membrane protein, with protein sequence MRVPIVVILVVGLFVSREHQPVLANFPVETKDLSDGTVIDGYAKYGDYVGVPETGELTQTIVQDVQIRFIDDNNQSVDEQGKPIIGRTQKDFILGLLKLKPGQIFRDEALQADLRRLQKLESFTYVRAYREENPFGVSIIYDVKERRFPSWNYGIGNNDDIGLSGRVTYKDANISGLNDQLTTTVQVSGKDIQFNSRFTSPYRPGEPERLGYSVTAFRDRQISRTFDDEIRLANGNRTREGRFGGSVALLRSFDEWDGALGFNYTRISLRDQDYNVVRADGLGNPLSASGKGIDDLFTLSLAVTRDLRDHRLNPTQGSILTLSTEQAIPLGLGNIFSNRLQGNYIQYLPVTWIGNQNLTDNPEMVAVNLQLGTIFGEFPPADAFNLGGLNSVRGYGSGKLASGRSYGLASVEYRFPIVESIGGVVFTDFASDFGSGKTVIGEPGVVRNKPGSGFGYGLGVRLNSPFGLFRGDLGVSDQGEIRFEITTGQRF encoded by the coding sequence ATGCGTGTTCCAATAGTTGTGATTTTGGTGGTGGGGCTATTCGTGAGTCGGGAACATCAGCCAGTACTGGCGAATTTTCCGGTGGAGACGAAAGATTTGTCTGACGGAACGGTTATTGATGGATACGCCAAATATGGTGATTATGTAGGTGTTCCGGAAACGGGTGAACTTACCCAAACAATTGTTCAGGATGTGCAAATTCGGTTTATCGACGACAATAATCAGTCTGTAGATGAGCAGGGAAAACCGATTATAGGACGCACCCAAAAAGATTTTATTTTAGGTTTGTTAAAACTCAAGCCTGGTCAAATATTCCGTGATGAAGCTCTACAGGCAGATTTGCGAAGATTGCAGAAACTAGAGTCATTCACTTATGTTAGGGCTTACCGAGAAGAAAATCCCTTTGGGGTAAGTATTATTTATGATGTTAAAGAGCGCCGCTTTCCTAGTTGGAATTACGGTATAGGCAATAACGATGATATTGGCTTGTCTGGCCGGGTAACTTATAAAGATGCCAACATTAGCGGTTTAAATGACCAACTGACAACAACCGTGCAGGTTAGCGGTAAAGATATCCAATTTAATAGCCGATTTACAAGTCCTTATCGTCCAGGAGAACCAGAACGTCTGGGTTATAGTGTAACAGCTTTCCGCGATCGCCAAATATCCCGTACCTTTGATGATGAGATCAGACTAGCCAATGGTAACAGAACCAGGGAAGGTAGATTTGGTGGTTCTGTGGCTTTACTCCGTTCTTTTGATGAATGGGATGGGGCGTTAGGTTTTAACTACACCAGGATTAGTCTCCGTGATCAAGATTACAACGTTGTCCGGGCTGATGGCTTAGGTAATCCGCTTTCGGCAAGTGGTAAGGGCATTGATGACCTATTTACATTATCCTTGGCTGTAACGAGAGATTTACGAGATCATCGCCTCAATCCCACTCAAGGTTCAATTCTCACCCTCAGCACCGAACAAGCCATTCCCTTGGGACTAGGGAATATTTTTAGTAACCGTCTCCAAGGAAACTATATTCAATATCTACCAGTCACCTGGATAGGAAATCAGAATCTTACAGATAATCCGGAGATGGTGGCTGTAAATTTGCAACTTGGCACAATTTTTGGAGAATTTCCCCCGGCTGATGCGTTTAATTTAGGCGGGCTAAATTCGGTACGCGGTTATGGTTCAGGAAAACTCGCCAGTGGTCGCAGTTATGGTTTAGCTTCTGTGGAATATCGTTTTCCCATTGTGGAGTCAATCGGCGGAGTTGTATTTACCGATTTCGCCTCAGATTTTGGTTCTGGTAAAACAGTCATCGGGGAACCAGGTGTAGTCAGAAACAAACCGGGAAGCGGCTTTGGCTATGGCTTAGGAGTCCGCTTAAACTCTCCTTTTGGTTTATTTCGTGGTGACTTGGGAGTTAGTGACCAAGGAGAAATCAGATTTGAGATTACAACTGGACAAAGATTTTAA
- a CDS encoding ABC transporter permease — protein sequence MKYWRETIAVTKRILIELLRRRRSLIFWSIFPISVLTLSGFILAERAELPLADAFSYAAPSTLVGAALFFSCLGGTVSTVVAEREQQTLKRLFLSPLSGLSYFLGIFLAHSCIGIGQALLIYAIAAFWGATFKGSILLGLGIIFLSIAAYVGLGFILGTQLARRIEDVNSLVAAFGVPLLILGGAFLPTALFPKTLINIAKYNPIYHMNEALVAVSSKGEPVDKIASHITFLLAFAIAMIIGGWLSYQRMLIVERRL from the coding sequence ATGAAATATTGGCGTGAAACCATCGCAGTTACCAAACGTATTTTAATTGAACTGTTACGCCGTAGACGCAGTTTGATTTTTTGGAGTATCTTCCCGATTTCGGTACTGACTTTGAGTGGTTTTATATTAGCAGAACGGGCGGAACTACCCCTAGCTGATGCTTTTTCCTATGCTGCACCTTCAACTTTAGTGGGTGCTGCACTGTTCTTTAGTTGCTTGGGCGGTACTGTGTCTACTGTAGTAGCAGAAAGAGAACAACAAACCCTCAAACGTCTTTTTCTGTCTCCCTTGAGTGGTTTATCTTATTTTTTGGGGATTTTCCTGGCCCATAGTTGCATTGGTATTGGTCAGGCTTTATTAATTTATGCGATCGCTGCTTTTTGGGGCGCAACTTTTAAAGGTTCAATTTTATTAGGATTGGGAATTATTTTTCTGAGTATTGCTGCTTACGTTGGTTTGGGTTTTATTCTCGGTACACAATTAGCCAGGCGGATTGAAGATGTCAATTCTTTGGTAGCCGCCTTTGGCGTTCCTTTATTAATTCTGGGTGGGGCATTTTTACCGACTGCATTGTTTCCTAAAACCCTGATCAATATAGCTAAATATAATCCCATTTATCATATGAATGAAGCTTTAGTTGCTGTATCTTCAAAAGGGGAACCAGTTGATAAAATAGCTTCACACATTACTTTTTTATTAGCATTCGCTATAGCGATGATTATTGGTGGTTGGTTATCGTATCAACGAATGTTAATTGTAGAGAGAAGATTATAA
- a CDS encoding ABC transporter ATP-binding protein, with product MLNIHNLNKSYGDRQVLQNLTLNITNSEIYGLLGANGSGKTTTINIICNLLKADSGEIKLNNQLISESTKKLIGIAPQENLLYKTLTCEENLQFFGEIYGLSRKNIQKQTKDILDAINLSDRAKSPVETLSGGMQRRLNIAVALVHQPKLVILDEPTTGLDIEARYEIWELIRRLKTQGITVLLTTHLLDEAERLCEKIGILKNGQILVEGSLAELRNLIPAQEVLLLKTTQEKEAIARAQTYGFTHRYYDQELAFWLPESLELKEIISRFEGINIEAISRQPVKLEHIYLEVTQQI from the coding sequence ATGCTAAATATTCATAATTTAAATAAATCCTATGGCGATCGTCAGGTTCTACAAAATTTAACTCTGAATATTACTAACAGTGAAATTTACGGTTTACTAGGTGCAAATGGCTCTGGTAAAACCACAACAATTAATATTATTTGTAATTTACTGAAAGCTGATAGTGGTGAGATTAAACTTAATAATCAGCTTATTTCTGAATCAACCAAAAAACTAATTGGTATTGCCCCTCAAGAAAATCTTTTATATAAAACCCTGACTTGTGAAGAAAATCTCCAGTTTTTTGGAGAAATTTATGGCTTAAGTAGAAAAAATATTCAAAAACAAACTAAAGATATTTTAGATGCTATCAACTTATCAGATAGGGCAAAAAGTCCGGTAGAAACTTTGAGTGGCGGGATGCAACGGCGATTAAATATTGCTGTAGCATTAGTACATCAGCCGAAGTTGGTAATTCTTGATGAACCAACTACAGGTTTAGATATTGAAGCACGTTACGAAATTTGGGAATTGATTCGACGACTGAAAACTCAGGGAATTACAGTTTTACTCACCACTCATTTATTAGATGAAGCAGAACGCTTATGTGAAAAAATTGGTATCCTTAAAAACGGACAGATTTTAGTTGAGGGTAGTTTAGCTGAGTTACGTAATTTAATTCCAGCACAAGAGGTTTTATTATTGAAAACTACACAAGAAAAAGAGGCGATCGCTCGCGCTCAAACCTACGGTTTTACCCATAGATACTATGATCAAGAATTAGCCTTCTGGCTACCTGAATCTTTGGAGTTAAAAGAGATAATTTCTCGTTTTGAAGGTATAAATATCGAGGCAATTTCTCGCCAACCAGTAAAACTAGAACATATTTATTTAGAAGTAACTCAACAAATTTAA
- a CDS encoding DUF6174 domain-containing protein: protein MNKHSSLEWIIITSILTVSSVAYLSNQFIFKNAEKKQLEVAQENWLKQGISHYRITINYLSPNKCQQEVEIKNETVVAVKNNTCTSISPLTVTEMFKEIELLATGKECGPNGCACDGTIGVDATYDDRFGYPHRVAIKLQPEKRWLHFNSLSDIYPGRNCTLVGYINKRIIIRDFTPLDN, encoded by the coding sequence ATGAATAAACATTCATCCTTAGAATGGATAATTATTACTTCCATACTCACAGTCAGCAGTGTTGCCTATCTTAGCAATCAATTCATTTTCAAAAATGCTGAAAAAAAGCAATTAGAGGTAGCCCAAGAAAACTGGCTTAAACAGGGAATCTCACATTATAGAATTACTATTAATTATTTGTCTCCCAATAAATGTCAGCAAGAAGTTGAGATTAAAAATGAAACAGTAGTTGCTGTCAAGAACAACACTTGTACAAGTATATCTCCATTAACTGTTACGGAGATGTTCAAGGAAATTGAACTGCTTGCAACAGGAAAAGAATGCGGGCCAAATGGATGCGCTTGTGATGGAACTATAGGAGTAGATGCTACCTATGATGATCGATTTGGATACCCACACCGAGTTGCAATTAAATTACAACCGGAAAAACGTTGGTTACACTTCAATTCTTTGAGTGATATATATCCTGGAAGAAACTGCACATTAGTAGGCTATATCAATAAAAGAATCATTATTCGTGATTTTACTCCTCTCGACAATTAA